The DNA sequence GGCCGCAGACTCCGGGACATGATCTCGTAGTACATGTCACCCGCGAGCCGGTGGATACGGCGCAGTTCGTCCATCTTGATCAGGTAGTCGAGGTCCTCAAGGATGCCGATGAGAAGCGCCTGTTCGCCCTCGTAAAAGAGGTCTGTCCCCAGTGCTTCGCTCGTCCGCTCGATCATGAGGAGCCGTGAACGCAGCGTGGCAACCGCAATGTCACGGGCGAAGCCGTGCGGCGGCCGTTCATGCTGCAGTTTTCTCACGTGGGAAATGGGGTCCTCCCCGAAGGGATTCAGGATGCCCACCGGGGTCCCGTCCATGTCGAAGAACGATATGGACGAGCCCTGCCGGAGCAGGCGGGTGATGGCGGCGGTATGGATATTGTGCCCCCCTACGAGGAGGAGGTGCCGTACACTCTCGAGAGGATACTCCTGGTATTCACCCTTCAGGAGCACCGAGAGCGTCGTTCCCGTTGCCTTGATGTGGCCGCCGAATCCGGCGACCATATGCCATGAAACCTCCTCCTGCACGCTTAAAAAACTCTCCTGATTAAGTTCTCCCTTCATGAGTACATTAATTCATCGTTTGCCGCCCGGAATACTTCATTTCCCTGATATGTCGTTGGAAAACTCATAGGGGCAAAAATATGGAATAATAGGGAATATCGGGCAGTATCATCCAGTAATTCAGAAAATTGTAGGGGGATTTATATATCTTGATGTCTATAATTG is a window from the Methanovulcanius yangii genome containing:
- the cas1 gene encoding CRISPR-associated endonuclease Cas1, with the translated sequence MQEEVSWHMVAGFGGHIKATGTTLSVLLKGEYQEYPLESVRHLLLVGGHNIHTAAITRLLRQGSSISFFDMDGTPVGILNPFGEDPISHVRKLQHERPPHGFARDIAVATLRSRLLMIERTSEALGTDLFYEGEQALLIGILEDLDYLIKMDELRRIHRLAGDMYYEIMSRSLRPELGFRRRTSRPHQDPVNAMLSLGYAMLFGNTIIPLIGARLDPDHGFLREGERSLVIDMIDPLKAGMIDEVVFSIAREGLIDGRFEVSTRRCHLNDEVIRALGSAIKESIEQELIDQNVLALCRAIRGEQNLRILY